Proteins encoded together in one Prochlorococcus marinus str. MIT 9211 window:
- the msrB gene encoding peptide-methionine (R)-S-oxide reductase MsrB: MYNNFLSLNRRSILLGIWSGFLGLLFTPKTVFAASKAADEDWNLTDEDWKKRLSLEAYKVLREEGTERPFSSLLNEEKRLGVFHCAGCDLPLFESAKKFDSGTGWPSFWESLPNAIDTKTDFKLIVPRTEYHCHRCGGHQGHVFNDGPRPTGKRYCNNGIALAFRPSK, encoded by the coding sequence ATGTATAACAACTTTTTGTCGCTTAATCGTCGTTCAATCCTTTTAGGAATTTGGTCGGGATTCTTAGGGTTACTTTTTACTCCTAAAACAGTTTTTGCTGCTTCCAAAGCAGCAGATGAAGATTGGAATTTGACAGATGAAGACTGGAAAAAGCGTCTATCATTAGAGGCTTATAAAGTTTTAAGAGAAGAAGGAACAGAAAGACCTTTTTCTAGCTTGTTAAATGAAGAGAAGCGACTAGGAGTATTTCATTGTGCTGGATGTGATCTTCCTTTGTTTGAGTCGGCAAAGAAATTTGATAGTGGTACAGGATGGCCAAGTTTTTGGGAATCATTGCCCAATGCCATTGATACAAAAACAGACTTTAAATTGATTGTGCCTCGAACCGAGTATCACTGTCATCGTTGCGGAGGTCATCAAGGTCATGTTTTTAATGATGGACCTAGACCAACAGGAAAAAGATATTGCAATAATGGAATAGCACTAGCTTTTAGACCATCAAAGTAG
- the grpE gene encoding nucleotide exchange factor GrpE yields MNDEASTPIQEDLKEESAVDLAQEAKPTSDEPSLSNVAEGSQEAGAETDVTSSDAKDSSSQALDNEARLEQLEREHETLNSQYMRIAADFDNFRKRQSRDQDDLRLQLQCNTLSSILPVVDNFDRARQQLNPEGEEAQALHKSYQGLYKQLVDVLKQLGVAPMRVVGQTFDPSLHEAVLREPSDELAEDIIVEELQRGYHLNGRVLRHALVKVSMGPGPKDDGEETITEQSLEGDNTTDQQSSEKSD; encoded by the coding sequence ATGAATGACGAAGCCTCTACTCCAATCCAGGAAGATCTAAAAGAAGAATCTGCTGTTGATTTAGCTCAGGAGGCAAAGCCTACTAGTGATGAACCTTCACTATCAAACGTCGCAGAAGGTTCTCAAGAAGCTGGGGCAGAGACAGACGTGACTTCTTCAGATGCAAAGGATTCCTCTTCTCAAGCACTTGATAATGAAGCGCGACTTGAACAACTTGAAAGGGAACATGAAACATTAAACAGTCAATATATGAGAATTGCAGCGGATTTTGATAATTTTCGAAAACGACAAAGTCGAGATCAAGACGACCTTCGCTTACAACTTCAATGTAATACTTTGAGCAGTATTTTGCCTGTTGTAGACAACTTTGATCGAGCCAGGCAGCAATTAAATCCTGAGGGAGAAGAGGCACAAGCTCTACACAAAAGCTATCAAGGTCTTTATAAGCAACTGGTAGATGTTTTAAAACAGCTTGGAGTGGCCCCTATGCGTGTAGTAGGACAAACTTTTGATCCAAGTTTGCATGAAGCAGTTCTTAGAGAGCCAAGTGATGAATTGGCAGAAGATATTATTGTGGAAGAATTGCAGCGTGGCTATCACTTAAATGGTCGTGTTTTAAGGCATGCCTTAGTTAAGGTTTCTATGGGCCCTGGTCCAAAAGATGATGGTGAAGAAACTATTACGGAACAATCCTTGGAAGGGGACAATACTACTGATCAACAATCTTCAGAAAAATCGGATTGA
- the dnaJ gene encoding molecular chaperone DnaJ — MADFYDLLGVSRDADADSLKRAYRRLARQYHPDINKEPGAEERFKEIGRAYEVLGDPQKRATYDQFGEAGLGGSAGMPDMGDMGGFADLFETFFSGFGGASSSGARSQRRGPQQGDDLRYDLTVDFQQAVFGQETEIKIPHLETCDTCNGSGAKPGTGPTACSTCGGAGQVRRATRTPFGSFTQVAECPACNGSGQLIANPCSSCGGQGVKQIRKKLRINIPPGVDTGTKLRVSGEGNAGLRGGPSGDLYVFLKVKSHPKLRRDGLTIHSEVNVSYLQAILGDTIEVDTVDGPTNIEIPIGTQPNAVLTLDNKGIPKLGNPVARGNHCILVKINLPTRLTEDEKTLLEQLATYHSAKGVQHHHHKSGLFGKLFSNNE; from the coding sequence ATGGCTGATTTTTACGACCTACTAGGAGTTAGTCGAGATGCTGATGCTGACTCATTAAAACGTGCGTATAGGCGACTAGCTCGTCAATACCATCCTGATATCAATAAAGAACCTGGAGCGGAAGAACGTTTTAAAGAGATAGGACGAGCATATGAAGTTCTTGGAGATCCACAAAAACGTGCAACTTATGACCAATTTGGAGAAGCTGGCTTAGGAGGAAGTGCTGGAATGCCAGATATGGGCGATATGGGTGGCTTTGCAGATCTTTTTGAAACTTTCTTTAGTGGTTTTGGTGGGGCTTCTTCTTCAGGTGCGAGATCTCAGCGTAGAGGACCTCAGCAAGGAGATGACCTGCGTTATGACCTGACTGTTGATTTTCAACAAGCTGTCTTTGGCCAAGAAACCGAAATTAAAATTCCTCATTTAGAAACTTGTGACACTTGCAATGGTAGTGGGGCTAAACCTGGTACTGGTCCTACCGCTTGCTCTACTTGTGGAGGAGCTGGGCAAGTTCGAAGAGCTACAAGAACGCCTTTTGGAAGTTTCACCCAAGTTGCAGAATGTCCTGCATGTAATGGATCAGGACAATTAATAGCTAATCCGTGCTCTAGTTGTGGTGGTCAAGGTGTCAAACAGATTCGTAAAAAACTTAGGATTAATATTCCTCCAGGAGTAGATACTGGAACAAAATTACGAGTTTCTGGAGAAGGTAATGCTGGATTAAGAGGAGGACCTTCTGGAGATTTATACGTTTTTCTTAAGGTGAAAAGTCATCCAAAATTAAGACGAGATGGTTTGACTATTCATTCAGAAGTAAATGTTAGTTATTTGCAGGCAATTTTAGGAGATACAATTGAAGTTGATACTGTTGATGGTCCAACAAATATAGAAATACCAATCGGCACTCAACCAAATGCAGTTCTTACCTTAGATAACAAAGGGATTCCTAAATTAGGAAATCCTGTAGCTAGAGGTAATCATTGCATTTTAGTCAAAATAAATCTTCCAACAAGGTTGACGGAAGATGAAAAGACTTTGTTAGAGCAATTAGCAACTTATCATTCTGCAAAAGGTGTACAACATCACCATCATAAGAGTGGCTTATTTGGAAAATTATTTAGCAATAATGAATAA